Within the Maribacter sp. BPC-D8 genome, the region AGCATTATACCTAATGGAACTGTTATAGATGGTGAAATTCTTCCTTATCCTAATGGAACTATTGGCACTTTCAATGACTTACAAACTCGAATTGGTCGTAAAAATATATCCGCAGCATTATTAAAGAAAGTTCCTGTTATTTTAAAAGCTTATGATATTTTAGAGTGGGAAGGAAAAGATATTCGTCAAACACCTTTTATAGAACGCAGACAACTTTTAGAAAAACTATTTAAAGGTGTCACTGAGCGAAGCCAAAGCGAGGTCGCTGAGCGTAGCCGAAGTGTGATTTCGGCTACGCTCAATCATCTGGATTCTGACAAAAAAGACAATAAAAATGTTGACACTACTGAGCGAAGCGGAAGTGCGGTCGCTGAGCGGAGCCGAAGTGATATCCCTCTTCACCTATCCGAAACAATGCATTTTAATTCTTGGGATGAATTGGCTCAAGAAAGAGACCGTTCTCGCGAAATGCATAGTGAAGGACTCATGCTCAAAAGAAAAGATTCTCCCTATTTGGTAGGACGAAAAAAAGGCGATTGGTGGAAATGGAAAGTAGATCCATTAACTATAGACGCTGTATTAACATATGCGATGCGGGGACATGGTAGACGAAGTAATCTATTTACAGATTACACATTTGCTCTTTGGAGAGATAATGAAGAAGGGGAAAAAGAACTGGTAACGTTTGCAAAAGCATATTCCGGATTAACAGATGCCGAATTCAGAAAACTAGATGCTTGGATAAAGAAAAACACTTTAGAGAGATTCGGACCCGTACGAAGTGTTACTCCGCATCACGTGTTCGAAATCGCCTTTGAAGGTATCGCGTTATCAAAGCGTCATAAAAGCGGAATCGCAACTCGTTTCCCAAGAATGTTACGATGGCGAAAAGATAAGAATATTCATGAAGCAAATACACTGGAGGATTTAAAGGCTCTAATACCTAATTAAACAATACTAAAAACTAACTTATATAAACAGATTGCTTCGCTTTACTCGCAATGACTACAAGACAAGAACTTTACGATATCGCCGAAAATTGGTTTCAAGAACAAGATTGGAAACCATTTAAATTCCAAAAAGATACTTGGAAGGCCTTTTTACAGGGTAAAAACGGACTTCTAAACGCTCCGACAGGTAGTGGAAAAACCTATGCACTTTGGTTTCCTATTGTGTTGAATTACATAAAAAACAATCCTGATTATAAGACAAAGCACAAAAAGGGATTAAAAGCTATTTGGATTACTCCGCTACGTGCATTATCCCAAGAAATAAAACAATCTGCAGAACGTATTACCTTAGATTTAGGCACACAAATGACCGTTGGTATTCGCTCTGGCGACACGACTACCAAAGAGCGGGCGCAACAAAAAAAGCAAATGCCCGATTTGTTGATTACTACTCCCGAAAGCTTGCAACTATTACTAGCCACAAAAGGATATGAGAAAATTTTCAAAGATTGTACCGCTATTGTAGTAGATGAATGGCATGAAATTTTGGGCACCAAAAGAGGTGTGCAAATGGAACTTGCTTTATCACGTTTGAAAAATATATCGCCACAATTAAGAATCTGGGGCATATCTGCAACCATTGGTAATTTAGAGCAAGCACGAGATGTTCTATTGGGCATAGAGTCACAAGCACTTGACAACTCCGTTCTCATCAAAGCGAACATTAATAAGAAGATTACGGTAAAAAGTATCATTCCTAAAAAGATGGAAACTTTCCCTTGGCGCGGTCATTTGGGGCTTCATTTATTGGAAGAAGTGGTGCCAATTATAAATAACAGCAAAACTACTTTACTATTTACGAATACCAGAAGTCAGTGCGAAATTTGGTTCCAAAAAATTCTTGAAAAGCACCCTGAGTATGCAGGTGAAATGGCAATGCACCATGGTAGT harbors:
- a CDS encoding ATP-dependent DNA ligase (catalyzes the ATP-dependent formation of a phosphodiester at the site of a single strand break in duplex DNA), which translates into the protein MKNFASLIKTLDSTNKTTVKVQALTDYFLKANDADKVWTIAILSHRRPPRPVNTTLLRTWASELANIPLWLFEESYHIVGDLAETIALVIPAANQSSDKSLTVFLEEMIALKKKTDEDKKAYLYENWKVLNYYERFVFTKLITGGFRIGVSQKLMTRALAKATEIDEDILAYKLMGNWDPNTISFQQLVLEENESDYLSKPYPFYLAYAIEGEASDLGDVEEWSAEHKWDGIRSQVILRNDELFVWSRGEELVTDKYPEFEKFVSIIPNGTVIDGEILPYPNGTIGTFNDLQTRIGRKNISAALLKKVPVILKAYDILEWEGKDIRQTPFIERRQLLEKLFKGVTERSQSEVAERSRSVISATLNHLDSDKKDNKNVDTTERSGSAVAERSRSDIPLHLSETMHFNSWDELAQERDRSREMHSEGLMLKRKDSPYLVGRKKGDWWKWKVDPLTIDAVLTYAMRGHGRRSNLFTDYTFALWRDNEEGEKELVTFAKAYSGLTDAEFRKLDAWIKKNTLERFGPVRSVTPHHVFEIAFEGIALSKRHKSGIATRFPRMLRWRKDKNIHEANTLEDLKALIPN